GATCACCGCCGTGCCCGCCACCGCCAGCGGCACCCAGCCGCGCCCGACCAGCAGGCCCAGCACCGCGTAGGTGACGGCCAGGCCGACCCCGGCCAGCGCCCGGCCGACGCCCCGCACCCGGGCCTGCGCGGTGGCCAGGCGCACGTCCTCGTCGCGCAGCGGGTCGGCGGCCACCCGGTACTCGTCCAGCACGAACGGCTCGGCCTGGTAGGCGCGGATCTCGGCGGCCGGCTCCCGCTCGGTGGCCAGCTGGGACACCAGCTGCACGCGCCGGTCCAGCGCCACGGTCCGGCCGACGCTGGCGTAGGCCATCTGCGCGGACCGGTGCACGGCCCACCCGTCGGGGACGACGGCGAGCAGCAGCACGGGCACCAGCAGCGGGTGCAGCGCGGCCAGGCTGCCCACCGCGGCGGCGAGGCCGATCAGGGCGCCGATCAGCTCGACCAGGTTGTCGGCGGCGCGCTCCAGGTAGAACAGGCCGCGGTCGCGGGCCCGGTGCATCCGGTCGTGGAAGGACGCGTCGTCGAACGCGGCCAGGTCCGCGTCCAGGCTCGCCCGGTACAGCTGCTCCTCGGCGAGCCGGCGCACCGCCGGGGTGATCCGGGCGTGCGCCAGGGAGACGCCGACGTCCAGCGCGCCGCGCAGCCCGAAGGCCGCGCCCACCAGCAGCAGTTCCGGCAGCGCCGCGACCACCCGGTCGGCGGTCGGACCGGACTCCAGCAGGTCGGTCAGCACGCCGGTGGTGGCGAACAGGCCGAACGCGGCGGCGAGGCCGGACAGGACCTGGAGGACGGCCACCACGAGCGCCGGGCCGGGCGCGGCGTCCCGGACCAGCCGGAGCACCGGGCGGGTCACGCCGGGCAGGCCGCGCAGCACCCCGCGCCGCTCGACGGCCGAGTCGTCGAGCTGCCAGTGCGGGGTGACCAGGTTGCCGTCGCGCGGGTCGTGACCGGCGGCGGTGTCGTCGGCGGGGACCTGCGGGCCGGGGCCGTCCTCGCCCGCGCCACCCCCACCTCTGCCGCGCCCGGCAGTGCCGCCTCCGCGCCCACCGCCTTCGTCGCGCCCGCCCGCACCGTTCTCATGCGCGCCGTTCACGCGCTCCCCGTCCCCCGGCGCGGTCACCGCGGCCCGTCCCCGAGCAGCAGCACCGAGGGCAGGTCGCTGCCGGGGTGCATCCGCAGCAACTGGTAGGCGATCCCGCCGGAGCCGGACATCATGCTCGGCGAGTACACCTCCCGGGCCAACCCGGTGGTGGGCCCGTGCTCCTCCACGCTCCCGAGCACCGCCGCGTCCAGCCCCTCCCGCGTCACCCCGTCCGGCGCGACCCCCTCGTCGAGCGCCCGCACCAGCAACTCCCACGTGCCCAGGTCGCCGTGGCACAGGGTGTGCGTCCACCCCGTCCCGTCCCGCAGCCCCGACGCGGCGGCCCGGCGCAGCACGTCCGGGTCCGCGGTGGCCAGCCCGATGCCGACCGCCCCGTGGCACCAGGCCGCGACCACCGACCCCGGCTCCCGCGGATCGCGCCACGCCCGCGACCCCGGGTCGTACCAGGTCTCCTCGTACGCCGCCGCCCCGCGCGCCAGCTCGGCGAAAGCACCCTCACCGGTTGCCCCGGCCAGCCGCGCCAGCGCCCAGCCGATGCCGGTCGCCCCGTGGGCGAACCCGCCGATCCCCTCCGGCCACGTCGGCGCCGGCCAGCGCGCCCGGCCGCCCTCCACCTCCGCGTCCCCGGCCAACCGGCGACCGGCCTCGACGGCCAGGTCGGCGTAGCGGGTCTCGCCGGTGCGCTCGGCGAGCAGCAGCAGCGGCACGATCGCGCCCGCCGTGCCGACCACCACGTCCGGCCCCTCGCTCGCGGCGAGCGCGGCGGGCACCTGCCCGGCCAGGAACACCGCGTCCTCCACGGCGGGCAGCCCCAGCCGGTCCAGCACCAGCCAGCACCAGATCTGCGAGCCCAGCCCGATGTAGGAGCCGACCGGGTCGGGGCGGCGCCGGGTGTGCCGCGCCTGGTCGGCCCACCACACCTGGGTGCGGCGGGCGGTGGCCACCGTGCCGGCCAGCAGCTCCTCCACCTCGGCCACCGGGTCCGCGCGGCCCGCCGCGACCTCCCGCCGGTAGGCCGCGAGCAGCACGGCGACGCCGAGCGTGCCGCCGTACAGGTCGGGGGTCAGGGGCGTGGTCTGCCAGCCGGAGCGGTCCAGGATGGGCGCGAACCACGTCGCGGTGCCGTCGGACCCGCGCACCGCCTCGGCGGCCAGTTCGCGCACCAGCCGGGCCGCCAGGGCACGTCGTCGCCCGTCCAGCCCGGTAGCGTCCGGCTCCCCCGCAGCTTCCATCCGCCCCAGCTCCGGCCGCGCGCCCTGGTTGAGGTAGGCGCTGACCAGCGCGGCGTGCGTGATGCGGCGCTCCAGCGCCAGGTCCGCGGTGCGCCAGCGCTCCAGCGCCAGCCGCACCTGGTCGACGCGCGGCCCGCACACCAAACCCCCACCGGTGCGCAGGAATCCCTCCGCCGGGGTCGTGGTGAACACCGGCACGTCCCCCACCAGCAGGTCGGCGACCTCGCCGCGGTGCACCTCGGGCGCCCCGGGGCCGCGGGTGTTGACCGAGTGCCGCGCCAGCAGGGCGCGGGCGCGTTCCTCGGCCGCGGGCTGGTCGTGCAGGCCCGCCGGGTGCCAGAGCATCCTCCCCAGCTCGGCGTATGCCTCCGTGTCGCGCACCACCACGCGGACCACGCAGTCGGCGAACGGGGCCAGCAGCGGCTCCAGCCGGCCCTCCCGGTCCAGGCCGGTGATCCGGGCGGCCATCTCGTCGAACCCGGCCACCACCCGCGGCCAGTGCCGGACCAGCCGGGGGCGCGGGCCGGGCAGGTTGCGGGCCGGCACGGGCGGGCGCGGCACGATCGCCACCCGCGCCTGGTCGGTGCCCGCGCCCACCAGGTCGGGCAGGCCGATCGCGGGCTGCTCGCCGGGCAGGCCGCCCATGGCCGAGCCGTCCACGCCGCGCCACCCCAGGCCACTGCCCCGGCCGGGCAGCAGGCCGGTGCGCAGCACGGTGCCGGTCAGCTGCTCGGCCACCAGGTCGGTGGCCTCGCCCGCGCCCGTCGGCGGGTGCGGCGGGCGGGGCGTGAAGACGCTCTCGCAGTCCACCACCACCGGGACCGGGCCGCACGCGATGATGTTCTCCGCGTGCAGGTCGGTGCCCGAGACCAGGCGCATCACCGCGAGCCAGTGGCCCAGGCCGCGGTAGAACGCGTCCAGCTCGGCGTCGTCGGCGCAGTGGCGGTGCTCGACGTGCTCGGCCCAGCCGTACCCGTCGCCCACCACCGCGCGGGGCACCCGGATCGGCCGGTCGTCGCCCTCGGTGAGCACCGCGAGGAGCCGGGCCAGCTCCCGGTCGACCTCCATGGGCCGCGGCTTGTGGACCACGACGCCGCCCGCGCAGCGCAGCACCGTCACGGTGTGGCCGCCGCGGTGGCTGTCGCCCTGGCCGAACTCGACCTCCCGCAGCTCGCCCGGGTCGGTGCCGAGCAGGTCGCGCAGCAGCGGCCGGTCGGCGGCGAAGCGGCGGGCCAGGGCCAGGGCCGCGCCCAGCCGGTTGTCCACCACGGCGCGCAGCCGGGTGAGCAGGTGCGGGTAGTGGGCGGTCAGGTCGTGCCAGAACGCGGGTTCGGCCGCCCGGCGCAGGAACTCGTCCCAGCGGCCCCGCGGGTCGGGCGCGGTGAGCCGGCCGGTCAGGCGGGCGCCGTGCAGCTCCAGGACCAGGACGCGGACCACCTTGCGGCGCAGGGTTTCCGCGAGTGCGCCGCGGGTGGCGGACAGCAGCGCGCCCGCCTCCGCGGCGCCGAGGTCGGCGACCTCGGCCAGTCGCCCGGCCAGCCGGTCCAGCGCGGGACCGACCAGCCACTCCAGGGTGCGGTCGAGTTCGCCGACCTCGGTTCCCGTCATCGTCAGCAGCAGTAGACGTGGGCTGACGCGGTGCAGGACGAGCACCGGCTGCCGGGCGGGTTGCAGGCCACGATGTCGCCCTCGGCGAACTCGCCGTTGGCGAACAGCGGGCCCGCCGGGTTGTCGAGCTCGTCCAGGCCGGCCCGCCAGCGGGCGACCAGCTCCTCCGCGTCGAGCAGGGTCGCAGCGGTCATGTGCGCTCCTTTCCTCAGGGGAGGCAGGAGTGTAGAAATGCGCTGCACACGGTTGCGCACACGAGCCGTCCCCCCGTCGTGCCCGCCCGGTCACCGGGCCGAGTCCCCGCTGTGCCGAACGGACTCGTACAGCCGCCGGGTGGCCGCGTCGGGCGCCACGCCCAGCTCCCGGTCGAGCACCCGGACCAGCCGGTGGTAGACCGCGACGGCCTCGGCCCGGCGGCCGGAGGCGGCGAGCGCGGCGAGCAGGTGGTGCCACAGCCGCTCCCGCAGCGGGTGCTCCACCACCAGGCCGGCCAGCTCGGGCACCAGCTCCTCGTGCAGCCCCAGCGCGAGCCGCACCCCGGCCAGGTCCTCGATCGCGACGACGCGCTGCTCGTCGAGCACGGTCACGTCCGGCCGCACCAGGTCCGGCACCGGCAGGCCCGCCATCACCTGGCCGCGCCACAGCCCGACCGCGCGGGCCAGGGAGCGGGCCGCCGCCGGGTGCGCGCCGTGCCGCCGCAGGGCGCGGCCCTCCCGCACGAGCCGCTGGAACAGCGTCACGTCGACCCCGTCGGGCGCGGCGGCCAGCAGGTACCCGTCGCGCGAGGTGACGATGGCCGGCTGGTCCGGTCCGGCGGCCCGCAGCAGCCGCCGCAGCTCGGCCAGGTGGTTGCGCACGTTGGCCGCCGCGGAGGGCGGCGGTCGCTCCGGCCACAGCGCCGCCACCAGCTCGTCGAGCGGCAGGGCCCGGTTCGCCCGCACCGCCAGCACCCCGAGCAGCACCCGCACCATCCGCCGCGCCGGGTGCCGCAGCACCTCGCCGGACGACACCGCGGGCCGACCCAGCACCAAGATCGCCATCCGAACCCCCGTCGTGGGTGGAGCGCCCCCCGGCCCTCCCAGTTCAGTCGCACCCCGAGGCACCGGTGTAGCCGGCGGCGCCACGTCGCTGCGGGTCGGCGAAGCGGCGGTGGTTCAGACGAGCTGCCGGAAGCGGTCCGCGGCGGCGACGAGGGCGTCGACGCAGGCGCGGGTGGCGCCGCGGTCGTCGTCCTCGGCCCGGGTGACCGCGCAGATGGTGCGGTTGAGGGCGGGGCGGGTGGCCAGGACGCGCACGCCGTCGGGCACCGAGTCCCGGCCCAGGCGCGGCACCACGGCGGCGCCCACGTTGCCCGCGACGAGCGCGAGCTGGGTGGGGTAGTTGCCGACCGTGCAGGTGATCCGGTTGTCCGCGCCGTGGTGGCGCAGCACGTGCGCGAGCCAGTCGAGGCAGCCGGAACCGGCGCTCCAGCCGATCCACGGCAGGTCGTCCACCTCGGCCAGGTCCACCACCTTGCGGTGCGCCAGCCGGTGGGACGCGGGCAGCACCAGGTCGGCGACGTCGTGCAGCAGGGTGGTGCGGGACGTGGTGCGCGGCACGACCGCGGGCCGGTGCTCCCAGCTGTCCAGCACGGCCACGTCGAGGCCGCCCGCCACCAGCCGCGGCAGGGTCTGCTCGGCCTCGCCCTCCGCCAGCTCGACCACCAGGCCGGGGTGCCGGTCGCGCAGCAGCCCCAGCGCGGGCGGGAGCAGGGCGTGCAGCGTGGTGGGGATGGCGCCGACGCGCACCGTGCCGGTGACGTCCTCGCGCAGCAGTTCCAGCTCGGTGCGGGCCTGCTCGACCTGGGTCAGGATGCGCTCGGCGTGCCGGGCCAGCACGTGCCCGGCGGTGGTGAGCCGGACGCTGCGGCCGTGGGGCTCCAGCAGCCGCTGCCCGGCCTCCCGCTCCAGCTTCGCCAGCTGCTGGGACACCCCGGACGGGGTCACGTGCAGCGCGGACGCCGCCGCGGCGACCGTCCCGTGCGTCGCCACGGCGTGCAGCGCGCGCATCCGCTCCAACCC
This portion of the Saccharothrix syringae genome encodes:
- a CDS encoding ABC transporter ATP-binding protein yields the protein MNGAHENGAGGRDEGGGRGGGTAGRGRGGGGAGEDGPGPQVPADDTAAGHDPRDGNLVTPHWQLDDSAVERRGVLRGLPGVTRPVLRLVRDAAPGPALVVAVLQVLSGLAAAFGLFATTGVLTDLLESGPTADRVVAALPELLLVGAAFGLRGALDVGVSLAHARITPAVRRLAEEQLYRASLDADLAAFDDASFHDRMHRARDRGLFYLERAADNLVELIGALIGLAAAVGSLAALHPLLVPVLLLAVVPDGWAVHRSAQMAYASVGRTVALDRRVQLVSQLATEREPAAEIRAYQAEPFVLDEYRVAADPLRDEDVRLATAQARVRGVGRALAGVGLAVTYAVLGLLVGRGWVPLAVAGTAVIAVRVGTSALNRLVLAANQLVEQGMYVADYREFLDAATGSRRTGADVAVDPSRVALDRVTFRYPGSDRAAVRDVSLGIAPGETIALVGENGSGKTTLAKLVAGLYAPTSGQVRWSGRDIAGVDRARVADRVMMVLQDPVRWPHTAHVNVRVGRHDRPDPDGRGVRGAAAQSGADEVVARLPQRWRTLLSKQFRGGVELSGGQWQRLAVARGLYRDAPLLIWDEPTAPLDAKAEFAVYESLRALAADRTVVLITHRLASVRHADRILLLHEGELVEQGTHAELLALGGRYADLYALQSRMHADA
- a CDS encoding type 2 lanthipeptide synthetase LanM family protein; the encoded protein is MTGTEVGELDRTLEWLVGPALDRLAGRLAEVADLGAAEAGALLSATRGALAETLRRKVVRVLVLELHGARLTGRLTAPDPRGRWDEFLRRAAEPAFWHDLTAHYPHLLTRLRAVVDNRLGAALALARRFAADRPLLRDLLGTDPGELREVEFGQGDSHRGGHTVTVLRCAGGVVVHKPRPMEVDRELARLLAVLTEGDDRPIRVPRAVVGDGYGWAEHVEHRHCADDAELDAFYRGLGHWLAVMRLVSGTDLHAENIIACGPVPVVVDCESVFTPRPPHPPTGAGEATDLVAEQLTGTVLRTGLLPGRGSGLGWRGVDGSAMGGLPGEQPAIGLPDLVGAGTDQARVAIVPRPPVPARNLPGPRPRLVRHWPRVVAGFDEMAARITGLDREGRLEPLLAPFADCVVRVVVRDTEAYAELGRMLWHPAGLHDQPAAEERARALLARHSVNTRGPGAPEVHRGEVADLLVGDVPVFTTTPAEGFLRTGGGLVCGPRVDQVRLALERWRTADLALERRITHAALVSAYLNQGARPELGRMEAAGEPDATGLDGRRRALAARLVRELAAEAVRGSDGTATWFAPILDRSGWQTTPLTPDLYGGTLGVAVLLAAYRREVAAGRADPVAEVEELLAGTVATARRTQVWWADQARHTRRRPDPVGSYIGLGSQIWCWLVLDRLGLPAVEDAVFLAGQVPAALAASEGPDVVVGTAGAIVPLLLLAERTGETRYADLAVEAGRRLAGDAEVEGGRARWPAPTWPEGIGGFAHGATGIGWALARLAGATGEGAFAELARGAAAYEETWYDPGSRAWRDPREPGSVVAAWCHGAVGIGLATADPDVLRRAAASGLRDGTGWTHTLCHGDLGTWELLVRALDEGVAPDGVTREGLDAAVLGSVEEHGPTTGLAREVYSPSMMSGSGGIAYQLLRMHPGSDLPSVLLLGDGPR
- a CDS encoding DUF6229 family protein yields the protein MTAATLLDAEELVARWRAGLDELDNPAGPLFANGEFAEGDIVACNPPGSRCSSCTASAHVYCC
- a CDS encoding AfsR/SARP family transcriptional regulator, which encodes MAILVLGRPAVSSGEVLRHPARRMVRVLLGVLAVRANRALPLDELVAALWPERPPPSAAANVRNHLAELRRLLRAAGPDQPAIVTSRDGYLLAAAPDGVDVTLFQRLVREGRALRRHGAHPAAARSLARAVGLWRGQVMAGLPVPDLVRPDVTVLDEQRVVAIEDLAGVRLALGLHEELVPELAGLVVEHPLRERLWHHLLAALAASGRRAEAVAVYHRLVRVLDRELGVAPDAATRRLYESVRHSGDSAR
- a CDS encoding LysR family transcriptional regulator; its protein translation is MFGLERMRALHAVATHGTVAAAASALHVTPSGVSQQLAKLEREAGQRLLEPHGRSVRLTTAGHVLARHAERILTQVEQARTELELLREDVTGTVRVGAIPTTLHALLPPALGLLRDRHPGLVVELAEGEAEQTLPRLVAGGLDVAVLDSWEHRPAVVPRTTSRTTLLHDVADLVLPASHRLAHRKVVDLAEVDDLPWIGWSAGSGCLDWLAHVLRHHGADNRITCTVGNYPTQLALVAGNVGAAVVPRLGRDSVPDGVRVLATRPALNRTICAVTRAEDDDRGATRACVDALVAAADRFRQLV